In Sporosarcina sp. PTS2304, a genomic segment contains:
- a CDS encoding universal stress protein, translating into MNMYTNILVAVDGSSEAKLALLKSIDLLKHKERAKLHIVHIIDIGFIGEDDVSYLDSERQRIEELLTSYKLLAKDEGVDQVEVYIKNGDPKETITKEIAPFVKTDLIVCGAQGIKNAEHYFLGSVSEAIVLTASCDVWISRKK; encoded by the coding sequence ATGAACATGTATACAAATATTCTAGTGGCAGTAGACGGTTCAAGCGAAGCAAAACTTGCGTTATTGAAGTCAATCGACCTTCTCAAACATAAAGAACGTGCAAAACTGCATATTGTGCACATCATCGATATAGGTTTTATTGGAGAAGATGATGTATCCTATTTGGATAGTGAAAGACAACGAATAGAAGAGTTGCTAACTAGTTATAAGTTACTTGCAAAAGACGAAGGTGTTGATCAAGTAGAAGTGTATATCAAAAATGGTGATCCAAAAGAAACCATTACTAAGGAAATTGCCCCTTTCGTTAAAACTGATCTCATCGTATGTGGCGCACAAGGTATAAAAAATGCTGAACACTATTTTCTCGGCTCTGTGTCTGAAGCAATTGTTCTGACAGCCTCATGCGATGTATGGATTAGTCGTAAGAAATAA
- a CDS encoding STAS domain-containing protein, with protein MNELHNATQELHELKAKLVVYEKLIEELSAPIIPSIVPDTILVPITGVLSVERFMLIQEKIVRRIADNNVYTAILDFTDISTLEVENNMGYESLSRQINELVNILSLMGTETIFVGFSSTFAQQLILSNVADFSQIRVYINFRAALQYLLEQKGLEIVEKK; from the coding sequence ATGAATGAATTACATAACGCAACACAAGAACTTCATGAACTAAAAGCGAAACTCGTTGTTTATGAAAAGTTAATAGAAGAATTATCTGCGCCGATTATACCATCTATTGTACCCGATACGATTTTAGTACCTATAACCGGGGTACTTTCCGTAGAACGTTTCATGCTCATCCAAGAAAAAATTGTCCGAAGAATTGCAGATAATAATGTATATACAGCCATTTTGGATTTTACTGATATTAGCACACTAGAAGTTGAAAATAATATGGGGTATGAAAGTTTAAGCAGACAGATTAATGAGCTAGTGAATATACTAAGCCTGATGGGCACGGAAACAATATTTGTAGGGTTTTCATCTACATTTGCACAGCAATTGATATTATCGAATGTAGCTGATTTCAGTCAAATTCGAGTGTATATTAATTTCCGAGCAGCTCTTCAATACTTATTGGAACAAAAAGGGTTAGAAATTGTAGAAAAGAAGTGA
- a CDS encoding MetQ/NlpA family ABC transporter substrate-binding protein, protein MKKIVLSLLLALLVAGLAACGGGEKTTEKSNDDKTITFGATAGPYSDMVKKAIQPGLEEKGYKVKITEFSDYIQPNVALDSGDIDANLFQNRIYLENTVEEKGIDISELIVVPTAPLGIYSNKYKSLDEIEDGATVTIPNDPVNAARTLYVLEDVGLVKMAGEIDQLTASEKDIVENPKNLVVQPIEAGQLPRSVEGSDLAAVPGNFAIAADMDLLSALALENMPDHFRNVVAVKTENKDKQFAKDIIEVIESEEFLAVIDSEFKGFGKPAWMEEK, encoded by the coding sequence ATGAAGAAGATTGTATTGTCGTTATTGCTAGCACTGTTAGTAGCGGGTTTAGCAGCTTGTGGTGGTGGAGAGAAAACGACGGAAAAGTCAAATGATGATAAAACTATTACGTTTGGTGCGACAGCTGGTCCTTACAGTGACATGGTGAAAAAAGCGATTCAGCCGGGTCTTGAAGAAAAAGGATATAAAGTAAAGATTACAGAATTCAGTGATTATATTCAGCCGAACGTCGCACTTGATAGTGGTGATATCGATGCAAACTTGTTCCAAAATCGTATATATTTAGAGAACACAGTAGAAGAAAAGGGAATCGATATTTCAGAACTAATCGTTGTACCGACAGCGCCTCTTGGGATTTATTCAAATAAATATAAATCATTAGATGAAATCGAGGACGGAGCAACCGTAACAATTCCGAATGATCCGGTAAATGCAGCCAGAACATTGTATGTTTTGGAAGACGTTGGGTTAGTGAAGATGGCAGGCGAAATTGATCAGTTGACAGCATCTGAAAAAGATATTGTAGAAAACCCTAAAAACTTAGTCGTTCAGCCAATCGAAGCAGGTCAATTACCGCGTTCAGTGGAAGGCTCTGACCTAGCAGCTGTACCTGGAAATTTCGCTATTGCGGCAGATATGGATTTGTTGAGTGCACTTGCTTTAGAAAATATGCCGGATCATTTCCGGAATGTCGTAGCAGTGAAAACGGAAAACAAAGATAAACAATTTGCTAAAGATATTATTGAAGTTATAGAATCTGAAGAGTTTTTAGCCGTAATCGACTCTGAATTCAAAGGTTTCGGTAAGCCAGCATGGATGGAAGAAAAGTAA
- a CDS encoding methionine ABC transporter permease, whose protein sequence is MIDIAHIMELMPDITKAFMETLYMIGISLSIALVVGLPLGVLLFTTDRGLFLENRAINSVVGLFVNVIRSIPFIILLVALIPLTKLIVGSTIGPTAASVSLSVAAIPFFARIVETSMREIDKGVIEAAISTGASPWMIIWNVLLPEAKSSIIQGLTLTLINLVAYSAMAGFVGGGGIGDLAIRFGYYRYDDSIMLVTVAILIILVQLIQFSGDRVSKVIDKR, encoded by the coding sequence ATGATTGATATAGCACATATTATGGAGCTAATGCCTGACATTACAAAAGCTTTTATGGAAACTCTTTATATGATCGGAATTTCTCTTTCTATTGCGCTAGTTGTCGGATTGCCGCTAGGTGTTTTGTTGTTTACAACTGATAGAGGATTGTTTTTAGAAAATCGGGCGATTAACTCAGTTGTCGGTCTTTTCGTTAATGTGATCCGCTCCATTCCATTCATTATATTACTCGTTGCACTTATTCCGTTAACGAAATTGATTGTAGGCAGTACAATTGGTCCGACAGCAGCAAGTGTGTCACTTTCTGTTGCAGCAATCCCGTTCTTTGCGCGAATAGTAGAAACATCTATGCGTGAAATTGATAAAGGAGTTATTGAAGCGGCAATTTCGACAGGAGCCTCGCCTTGGATGATTATTTGGAATGTATTATTACCGGAAGCGAAATCCAGTATTATTCAAGGCTTGACGCTTACATTGATTAATCTAGTAGCCTACTCAGCTATGGCTGGTTTTGTTGGCGGCGGCGGAATCGGTGACTTAGCTATTCGTTTTGGTTATTACCGATACGATGACAGCATCATGCTCGTTACAGTCGCTATTTTAATTATATTAGTACAACTGATCCAATTTAGTGGAGATCGAGTTTCAAAAGTAATAGATAAAAGATAA
- a CDS encoding methionine ABC transporter ATP-binding protein — translation MIQIQNLSKVYKTKEKVVKGVDDVSLNIKTGEIFGIVGYSGAGKSSLIRCLNLLERPTSGTILINNINLTKLKGAQLRQARLKIGMIFQHFYLISQKTIFENIAFALQAAKMPSSKIEERVMELLEMVGLADKHNVYPAQLSGGQKQRVGIARALANNPSVLLCDEATSALDPNTTMSILRLLKKINKELNITIVLITHEMNVVKEICDRMAIMQDGKVIEEGQVYDIFSNPVQPLTKEFISSVVSFDIPDSVVFSLVGTMIKVTFKGAVAMEGVISDTMQKYKVRGNFLHGSIEYIQERALGIFLMELQGDPQEIKRAIAYIAEQNAQVEVIRQND, via the coding sequence ATGATCCAGATACAAAACTTGTCTAAAGTATATAAGACAAAAGAAAAAGTGGTAAAAGGCGTAGACGACGTCTCACTAAACATCAAGACTGGAGAAATATTTGGTATTGTCGGTTATTCTGGCGCCGGGAAAAGTTCGTTGATTCGTTGTTTGAATTTATTGGAACGACCAACGAGCGGTACGATTTTGATCAATAATATAAATTTAACAAAATTAAAGGGTGCTCAGCTTCGTCAAGCACGATTAAAAATTGGGATGATTTTTCAGCACTTTTATTTAATTAGTCAAAAGACTATTTTTGAAAATATAGCATTCGCCTTACAAGCAGCAAAAATGCCATCTTCAAAAATTGAAGAACGTGTTATGGAGCTGCTAGAAATGGTTGGCTTAGCGGATAAACATAATGTCTATCCTGCTCAACTGAGTGGCGGACAAAAACAGCGTGTAGGCATTGCAAGGGCTCTTGCGAATAATCCATCTGTATTACTTTGCGATGAAGCCACTTCTGCATTGGATCCCAATACAACAATGTCAATTTTACGCTTACTGAAAAAGATTAATAAAGAATTAAATATTACAATCGTTTTAATCACACATGAAATGAATGTAGTGAAAGAAATTTGTGATCGGATGGCTATTATGCAGGATGGTAAAGTGATAGAGGAAGGACAAGTATACGATATCTTCTCCAATCCTGTACAACCATTGACTAAAGAATTTATTAGCAGTGTAGTGTCGTTTGATATTCCGGATAGTGTTGTGTTCTCACTCGTTGGCACCATGATCAAAGTGACATTTAAAGGTGCAGTTGCGATGGAGGGGGTAATCTCAGACACCATGCAAAAGTACAAAGTTAGAGGGAACTTTTTACATGGATCGATTGAATACATACAAGAACGGGCGCTTGGTATATTCTTAATGGAATTGCAAGGGGATCCACAAGAAATAAAACGTGCAATCGCATATATCGCTGAACAAAATGCACAAGTAGAGGTGATCCGACAAAATGATTGA
- a CDS encoding pyridoxal phosphate-dependent aminotransferase, which yields MLRSNRLQKLPPHFFSLLLDKVEKAMAEGRDIINLGRGNPDQPTPQHIIKALQKAVEDPATHGYSPFRGTIELRQAVAEYYDREYGVVINPETEVAVLGGTKIGVVELPLAIMNEGDLLLLPDPGYPDYLSGISLADIRYETMPLLEKNGFFPDYDALPDDQIKDAKLMYLNYPSNPTGVTATPEFYEKTVAFAKQHSIAVLQDFAYGGIGFEGQKPISFLQTEGAKDVGIEMLSLSKMYNMAGWRVGFAVGNSEIIEALNILQDHLFTSIFPAVQRAAIEALTGPQQCVEELIALYQSRLTVLLTECERIGWDVTAPTGSFFAWLPVPEGFTSETFADLLLDKADVAVSAGNGFGIHGEGYIRVGLLESEERIQEAVRRIEKLGLFK from the coding sequence ATGCTACGGTCCAACCGGTTACAAAAGCTCCCCCCGCATTTCTTTAGTTTATTATTGGATAAAGTAGAAAAGGCTATGGCTGAAGGTAGAGATATTATTAATTTAGGACGAGGAAATCCAGACCAACCGACACCACAACACATCATTAAGGCACTGCAAAAAGCTGTAGAAGACCCAGCCACTCACGGTTACTCGCCATTTCGTGGAACGATCGAATTACGTCAGGCAGTGGCAGAATATTATGATCGCGAATACGGTGTAGTAATTAATCCAGAAACAGAAGTAGCTGTACTGGGCGGTACAAAAATCGGCGTAGTAGAATTGCCATTAGCCATAATGAACGAAGGAGATCTATTATTGCTACCAGATCCAGGCTATCCAGATTACTTATCCGGAATCAGTCTGGCAGATATCCGTTATGAAACGATGCCACTATTAGAGAAGAATGGCTTCTTCCCTGACTATGATGCGTTGCCAGATGATCAGATAAAAGATGCTAAACTGATGTATTTAAATTATCCCAGCAATCCGACCGGTGTTACAGCAACACCAGAGTTTTATGAAAAAACTGTCGCTTTCGCCAAACAGCATTCTATTGCTGTATTGCAAGACTTTGCATACGGCGGCATCGGTTTTGAAGGTCAGAAACCAATTAGCTTTTTACAAACCGAAGGAGCTAAAGATGTAGGAATCGAGATGCTGTCGCTTTCTAAAATGTACAATATGGCAGGTTGGCGTGTAGGATTTGCTGTAGGGAATTCAGAAATTATTGAAGCGCTAAATATTCTTCAAGACCATTTATTCACAAGTATTTTCCCAGCAGTTCAGCGTGCAGCAATCGAAGCTTTAACAGGCCCACAACAATGTGTCGAAGAGTTAATCGCACTATATCAAAGCCGTCTTACGGTTTTGCTAACAGAATGTGAACGTATCGGTTGGGACGTAACAGCGCCTACTGGATCATTTTTTGCTTGGCTTCCAGTTCCGGAAGGTTTTACAAGCGAGACATTCGCTGACTTATTACTGGATAAAGCCGATGTTGCGGTTTCAGCAGGCAATGGGTTCGGCATACACGGGGAAGGTTATATTCGCGTTGGTTTATTAGAAAGTGAGGAGCGCATACAAGAAGCCGTTCGTCGTATTGAAAAGCTCGGTTTATTCAAATAA
- a CDS encoding tRNA-dihydrouridine synthase, producing MSTNFWRELPRPFFILAPMEDVTDVVFRHVVSEAARPDVFFTEFTNTESFCHPEGIFSVRGRLAFTEDEQPIVAHIWGDKPEHFRDMSIGMAKLGFKGLDINMGCPVPNVAAKGKGSGLINHPETAAAIIQAAKAGGLPVSVKTRLGYTELDEWREWLRHVFEQDIANLSIHLRTRKEMSNGEAHWELIPEIKKLRDEVAPHTLLTINGDILDRQMGLELVEKYGVDGVMIGRGIFSNPFAFELEKKEHSSEELLDLLRLHLDLFDKYSTELEPRLFKPLRRFFKIYVKGFRGAAELRNELMNTQSTDEVRALLDELKTAQ from the coding sequence ATGAGTACAAACTTTTGGCGTGAATTACCACGACCATTTTTTATATTAGCACCAATGGAAGACGTAACGGATGTAGTGTTTCGTCATGTAGTAAGTGAAGCCGCACGTCCTGATGTGTTTTTCACTGAATTTACGAATACGGAAAGTTTTTGCCATCCCGAAGGAATTTTTAGTGTCCGTGGGCGATTAGCATTTACAGAGGATGAACAACCAATTGTTGCGCATATTTGGGGAGATAAGCCTGAACACTTTCGGGATATGAGTATCGGAATGGCGAAATTAGGCTTTAAAGGTTTGGATATTAATATGGGATGCCCAGTGCCGAACGTGGCGGCAAAAGGAAAAGGGAGCGGGCTCATTAATCATCCGGAAACCGCAGCTGCGATCATTCAAGCAGCCAAGGCCGGTGGATTGCCTGTCAGCGTCAAGACGCGTCTCGGGTATACAGAGTTAGATGAATGGCGGGAGTGGTTGCGTCATGTATTTGAACAAGACATTGCCAATTTGTCCATTCATTTGCGTACGCGTAAAGAGATGAGTAACGGAGAAGCGCATTGGGAATTGATTCCGGAGATTAAAAAACTTCGTGATGAAGTAGCACCTCATACGCTGTTGACTATTAACGGGGATATTCTCGATCGTCAAATGGGGCTGGAATTGGTTGAAAAATACGGAGTCGATGGTGTCATGATCGGACGCGGAATTTTCAGCAATCCATTTGCGTTTGAGTTAGAAAAAAAAGAACACAGCAGTGAAGAATTGCTTGATCTGTTACGTCTACATTTAGATCTGTTTGATAAATACTCGACAGAGCTTGAACCGCGTCTTTTTAAACCGCTTCGTCGTTTTTTTAAGATTTATGTGAAGGGGTTCCGAGGGGCAGCAGAGCTTAGAAATGAATTAATGAACACCCAATCGACCGATGAAGTACGTGCATTACTTGATGAGCTGAAAACAGCTCAGTAA
- a CDS encoding pyridoxamine kinase: MKKVAVIQDLSSFGKCSLTAAIPVLSVMGVQACPLPTAILSAQTEYSSFFCEDLTANMPFFINEWQNSHEHFDGIHTGFITGKAQIVHILNFLDIFHNANTTVLVDPVMGDRGTAYTNFDEELLAYMKILVKRADIVTPNLTECCLLNGLSYQSLERYVEEKDFLKKVEEAGMQLAQETGAQVIITGISPPSKSPSAQSIGNMYIGSSSAVYSSIPYNGKSYSGTGDLFASIMMGSLMRGDSLTEAIELAEKFLTVSIEDTALEGSSTVAGVNFEKFLRLLL; encoded by the coding sequence ATGAAAAAAGTTGCTGTGATACAAGATTTGTCATCATTCGGGAAGTGTTCTTTAACGGCAGCTATCCCTGTACTATCTGTAATGGGTGTACAAGCATGCCCTTTACCAACCGCTATACTTTCTGCCCAAACAGAATACTCAAGCTTTTTCTGTGAGGATCTAACAGCGAATATGCCATTTTTCATTAACGAATGGCAGAATTCACATGAACACTTCGATGGAATTCATACGGGATTCATTACGGGAAAAGCGCAGATTGTCCACATTCTAAATTTCTTGGACATTTTCCATAATGCAAATACAACTGTACTTGTCGATCCTGTAATGGGTGATCGTGGAACTGCTTATACGAATTTTGATGAAGAGTTATTAGCTTACATGAAAATATTAGTGAAACGAGCAGATATCGTAACACCCAACTTAACAGAGTGTTGCCTTCTAAACGGATTATCTTATCAGTCGTTGGAACGTTATGTAGAGGAAAAGGACTTTTTGAAGAAAGTAGAAGAAGCAGGCATGCAACTGGCACAGGAAACCGGTGCACAAGTGATCATCACCGGTATCAGCCCTCCCTCCAAATCGCCAAGCGCACAATCGATCGGTAATATGTACATCGGTAGCTCGTCTGCTGTTTATAGTTCAATCCCATATAACGGGAAAAGCTACTCAGGTACTGGTGATTTATTTGCATCGATTATGATGGGAAGCCTCATGCGCGGAGACAGTCTTACCGAAGCTATAGAACTGGCCGAAAAGTTTTTAACTGTCTCTATTGAAGACACCGCGCTAGAAGGTTCGTCTACAGTAGCGGGCGTTAATTTCGAAAAGTTTTTGCGGTTATTGTTGTAA
- a CDS encoding glycosyltransferase family 2 protein — protein sequence MVYTIAINIFYNGQLLVSVLDLFRYFKKLKSSDYKRYINSKNMIPISIIVPAYNEEKTIVDNIHSMLALNYYEYEIIVVNDGSSDLTKAQIVKEFELVKVNMPIKVSIQTKEVLGVYYNPKYERLLLLDKVNGGKADALNAGINLSKYPLFASVDADSVLENDALIKLTMEFVETPKTIAVGGIVRVSNGSIIHKGKLIESHPPKSMVAKFQVVEYLRAFLTGRTSFSTINSVLIISGAFGAFRKSSVIECGGYKVNTIGEDMDIIMKLHKKMREEKRKYKITFLADPICWTQVPESLADLRVQRRRWQIGLMDSLLQYKSMVGNPKYGTIGMIVLPSFWIFELIGPIIEFLGFIFIPLAYLFGLLEFNSFLIYLLIAFLLGSTLSIGSILLEQISFRHYTTLKSTLRLVLFAFLENLGYRQLTVLYRVEGIVKMRRGRHAWGTIKRKEFDKNEKKLA from the coding sequence ATGGTATATACGATAGCGATTAATATCTTTTACAATGGCCAGCTCCTTGTATCTGTTTTAGACTTGTTTCGATACTTTAAAAAGCTGAAGTCATCTGATTATAAAAGATATATTAATTCCAAAAATATGATTCCCATTTCAATCATTGTTCCTGCATATAACGAAGAAAAAACAATCGTGGATAATATACATTCTATGCTAGCATTGAACTACTATGAATATGAAATTATCGTGGTCAATGATGGATCTTCGGATTTGACTAAAGCGCAGATCGTAAAAGAATTCGAATTAGTTAAAGTAAATATGCCGATAAAGGTAAGTATACAAACGAAAGAAGTACTGGGCGTCTATTACAATCCAAAATATGAACGGCTATTGTTACTAGACAAGGTCAATGGAGGAAAAGCAGATGCGTTAAACGCAGGAATCAACCTATCTAAATATCCTCTATTTGCAAGTGTAGATGCAGATTCAGTGTTAGAAAATGATGCATTGATTAAGTTAACAATGGAATTTGTGGAAACACCGAAAACAATTGCTGTAGGTGGTATAGTACGAGTATCCAATGGGTCTATCATTCATAAGGGGAAATTAATCGAATCCCACCCGCCGAAAAGTATGGTAGCAAAATTTCAAGTAGTCGAATATTTACGGGCGTTTCTAACAGGTCGTACTAGTTTCAGTACGATTAACTCTGTCTTGATTATTTCAGGAGCATTTGGCGCCTTCAGAAAAAGCTCAGTTATAGAATGCGGTGGCTATAAAGTAAATACTATTGGTGAGGATATGGATATTATTATGAAACTGCACAAGAAGATGCGTGAAGAAAAAAGGAAATATAAAATTACATTTTTAGCGGATCCTATTTGTTGGACGCAAGTTCCTGAGTCATTAGCTGATTTGAGGGTGCAGCGCAGAAGATGGCAGATTGGTTTAATGGATAGTTTGTTACAGTATAAATCTATGGTAGGGAATCCTAAATACGGCACGATAGGAATGATTGTTCTTCCGAGTTTTTGGATCTTCGAGCTAATAGGACCGATTATCGAGTTTTTAGGTTTTATATTTATCCCACTTGCCTATCTATTCGGCTTACTGGAGTTTAATAGTTTCTTAATTTACTTATTAATTGCATTTTTGCTGGGCTCTACTTTATCCATTGGCAGTATTTTGTTGGAGCAGATTTCGTTCCGACATTATACGACTTTGAAAAGTACGCTGCGACTAGTGTTGTTCGCATTCCTGGAAAACTTGGGCTATCGTCAATTAACCGTACTGTATCGTGTCGAAGGAATAGTAAAAATGAGACGGGGTCGTCATGCTTGGGGAACAATTAAACGTAAGGAATTTGATAAAAATGAAAAGAAACTAGCGTGA
- a CDS encoding HEAT repeat domain-containing protein — MTNEAFILLAVSVTLIVTFIVAIFITWLYSIISQAKYKKINNFLDARLVCYFESEDHHKHRVIREINKYIGDSTLKKKQLIERVLQYGEQFIDNHPKQLMGLYEETGITDYLVKSLSAKRYYNKAIACRKIGDLRIYSTEADLYKLHTIPNNEVLYNVLLALAKLGDAERLIKILVVDSNKINLSFRSIIEVIEQFNGSEEAKESLIKQAIEESDEYVKAILIKAAASGNYESLAETYIKYLESHTVGLRIACIRALSGLRNPDYEYDIINMLHDKEWEVRAAAAKGLGDFGTYRSYEPLANATRDGEWWVRNNAAHALVSLPGGKYYAQQLVGDEDRYSREAIAAVMER; from the coding sequence ATGACGAATGAAGCCTTTATATTACTCGCCGTCTCCGTCACGTTAATTGTAACTTTTATTGTTGCGATATTTATCACTTGGTTATACAGCATAATTAGCCAGGCGAAATACAAGAAAATCAATAATTTTTTAGATGCTAGACTAGTATGTTATTTCGAGTCAGAAGATCACCACAAGCATCGAGTCATTCGAGAAATTAACAAGTATATAGGTGATAGCACACTCAAGAAAAAACAATTAATCGAAAGAGTGCTACAATATGGCGAACAATTTATAGATAATCATCCAAAACAACTCATGGGATTGTATGAGGAAACAGGCATTACAGACTATTTGGTTAAAAGTTTATCCGCAAAAAGGTACTACAACAAAGCGATTGCTTGCCGGAAAATTGGAGACTTGCGCATATATTCGACAGAAGCTGATTTATATAAATTGCATACGATTCCTAACAATGAGGTTCTCTATAACGTTTTACTGGCATTGGCAAAGTTAGGAGATGCTGAACGCTTGATCAAAATATTAGTAGTAGATTCTAATAAGATCAATTTATCCTTTAGATCTATTATTGAAGTAATTGAACAGTTTAATGGTTCTGAAGAAGCGAAGGAATCACTCATCAAGCAGGCTATTGAAGAAAGCGATGAATATGTTAAAGCTATTTTGATTAAGGCTGCCGCTTCAGGGAATTATGAGTCGCTTGCTGAGACATATATAAAGTATTTAGAGAGCCATACTGTTGGGCTGAGAATTGCTTGCATCCGGGCATTGAGCGGATTGAGAAATCCCGATTACGAGTACGATATTATCAACATGCTACATGACAAAGAATGGGAAGTGCGGGCTGCAGCTGCTAAAGGTCTCGGGGATTTTGGGACATATCGTAGTTACGAACCACTCGCGAATGCAACGAGAGATGGAGAGTGGTGGGTTAGAAATAATGCCGCACATGCCTTGGTTTCTTTACCGGGTGGGAAATATTACGCACAACAGCTAGTTGGAGATGAGGATCGATATTCTCGTGAGGCGATTGCTGCTGTTATGGAAAGGTGA